A stretch of DNA from Piliocolobus tephrosceles isolate RC106 chromosome 21, ASM277652v3, whole genome shotgun sequence:
cgcctgtaatctcagcactttgggaggcaggcggatcacttgaggtcaggagttcaagaccaacctggctaacatggtgaaaccctgtttctaataaaaatacaaaagttagcctggtgtggtggtgcatgcctgtaatcccagctactcaggaggttgaggtgggaggatcacactaagtcagggaggtcgaggctgcagtgagccgaggaaagaaaaaaagagagagagagaggaagaaaggaaagaaagaaagaaagaaagaaagaaagaaagaaagaaagaaagaaggaaagaaagaaaagaaagaaagaagaggggacCAGTGGAGGTGGACATGTAACGGGACCATCGGAAGGAAAGAGACGTTTACCTAAGCGGCATAAAGGCGACATAGTGTAATGGGCTAGCCACGGCTGTCTCCCCACCACTCCTCACCTGGGCTCTCTGTGCCTGAATTTCCATCGTCGGTCAGCCTCCTCTGGGTTGACCTCCAGTGATCTCTCTTGACACCCCCTCACACACACCAACCCTTCCACTGTCTTCTTTGATCCATCCCTCAATGTTCTGGCCTCCCCACAGCCGCCCCGGTACAGCTCCAGCTCGATCCCTGAGCCCTTTGGCAGCCGAGGGTCCCCACGGAAGGCGGCCGCCGATGGCGCAGACACCCCATTCGGACGATCAGAGAGTGCCCCAACCCTGCACCCCTACAGCCCGCTGTCCCCCAAGGGCCGGCCGTCGTCACCACGCACCCTGCTCTACCTGCAGCCGGACGCCTACGGCAGCTTGGACCGCGCGCCCTCGCCCCGACCCCGCGCCTTCGATGGCACAGGCAGCTCCCTTGGCCGTGCGCCCTCCCCGCGGCCCGGGCCAGGCCCGCTCCGCCAGCAGGGTCCTCCCACGCCTTTCGACTTCCTGGGCCGCGCAGGCTCCCCCCGCGGCAGCCCCCTGGCGGAGGGGCCCCAGGCCTTCTTCCCAGAGCGCGGGCCTTCACCGCGCCCCCCTGCCACCGGCTACGACGCGCCGGCGTCCGCCTTCGGGAGCTCCCTGCTAGGCTCGGGCGGTAGCGCCTTCGCCCCGCCTCTGCGCGCACAAGGTTAACCCGGGGGCCAGACTTCGACCCGGGGTCGAAGCGGGAGGAGGGATCCGGGGCTCGCCAaccctcccatctcatcctcacTGGAAACTTCTCCCCAGACGACCTGACACTGCGCCGGCGGCCCCCGAAAGCCTGGAACGAGTCTGACCTGGACGTGGCGTACGAGAAGAAGCCTTCGCAGACAGCGAGCTATGAACGTGAGTGGTGGAGGCCCGGTGAGTGGAGGACCTAGAGGAGAGGCAGCCCCCCAGACCCTGACGATTCTTGCTCCATAGGCCTGGATGTCTTCGCCCGGCCCGCCTCGCCGAGCCTGCAGTTGTTGCCTTGGAGGGAGAGCAGCCTGGATGGACTGGGGGGCACCGGCAAGGTGAGGAGGCGACGCCtggggaggagaggctggggaAGGTCGAGGAGGAGCCCGGTCGGGGAGCGGGGTCACGGCCAGTCTCTCCCTGGTGGCTGCGATCTGGGTCTCGACGCCCTTTCCCACGCTCTTCCTTCACTGCGCCGGGTTTCTGCCCCTTCCTCACCCTTTCTTCTCCCTCACTCCCAGGGCTTCCCTCACCTCCTCTCCCTACCTCCCCTCCACCTTCCCTCTCTCAACCGatccccttctcccttccctcttccccaggACAACCTCACCAGCGCCACCCTGCCGCGCAATTACAAGGTCTCTCCTCTGGCCAGCGACCGGCGTTCCGACACGGGCAGCTACCGCCGCTCGCTGGGCTCCGCGGGGCCGTCAGGCACTTTGCCTCGCAGCTGGCAGCCCGTCAGCCGCATCCCCATGCCCccctccagcccccagccccgCGGGGCCCCGCGCCAGCGTCCCATCCCTCTCAGCATGATCTTCAAGCTGCAGAATGCCTTCTGGGAGCACGGAGCCAGCCGCGCCATGCTCCCTGGGTCCCCCCTCTTCACCAGAACACCCCTGCCTAAgctgcctccccagccccagccacaaCCACAGCCCCAGCCACAACCACAGCCCCAGCTGCCCCCACAGCCCCAGCCACAACCCCAACCCCCTACCCCAGCCCCCCAGCCTCCCCAACAGACATGGCCCCCTGTGAACGAAGGTGAGTCAGCAATGAGGGCCCTAGAGGACTGGGTGAAGGGAGAACAAATTGGCAGGGGGACCAGACCAGCCCTGGGGAGGCGGGGAGATCACAGCCAAATGCCCCTTTACAAGCACTGTCCCTGCAGAGAGCTAGGCCAGGTGAGCTTGGGAATTTGGGTAGGAGTCAGGGACAGCGCAAAGGTTAAGTGTGGACCctgaagccagactgcctggttctacactgtgtgaccttgggcaagtcacttaacctctctgggcctcaattttctTAAGTGTAAAAGgcaaatagccgggcgcggtggctcaagcctgtaatcccagcactttgggaggccgagacaggcggatcacgaggtcaggagatcgagaccatcctggctaacacagtgaaaccccgtctctactaaaaaatacaaaaaactagccggacgaggtggcgggcgcctgtagtcccagctacttgggaggctgaggcaggagaatggcgtaaacccgggaggcggagcttgcagtgagctgagatccggccacagtactccagcccgggcgacagagggagactccgccgcaaaaaaaaaaaaaaaaaaaaaaaaaaaaggcaaataatgggccgggcacagtggctcacgcctgtaatcccagcacttagggaggccaaggtgggtggatcacaaagtcagaagttagagaccagcctggccaatatgatgaaactctgtctctactaaaaatacaaaaattatctgggtgtagtggcaggtgcctgtagtgccagctactcaggaggctgaggcagtagaatcacttgggaggtggaggttgcagtgagctgagattgcgccactgcactccagcctgggtgacagagcgagactgtctcaaaaaaaaaaaaaaaaaaagtcaaataatgatAGAATCTATCTTATTGACATATGTTATTAAATTCATATAGAATTCATATAGAGTCCTTAAAACAGCACctgatgggccaggtgcagttgctcacacctgtaatcccaacactttgggaggccgaagtgggcagatcacttgaggtcaggagtttgagattagcctggccaacatgatgaaatcccatctatatcaaaaatacaaaagaaggctgggcgtggtggctcgtgcctgtaatcccagcactttgggaggctgaggggggcgaatcacaaggtcaggagatcaagatcatccttgctaacacagtgaaaccccgtctctactaaaaaatacaaaataaaaaaaaaaaaaaaagcccgggcacagtggctcacacttgtaatcccagcactttgggaggccgaggcgggcagatcacaagatcaggagatcaagaccaacctggctaacactgctgacttgctgtgtgactcaGGATAAATTACTTGTCTGAACCTCTGTTTCCCATCTGTGAAAAGAGATTAATAGTATCTACCCTATAGAATTGTGATGGGGattcaatgaaataatgcatatgtgtgtgtgtgttgttgttttttgttttttgtttttttttgagaaggcattgccgggtgcggtggctcaagcctgtaatcccagcactttgggaggccaaggcgggcggatcacaaggtcaggagatcgagaccatcctggctaacatggtgaaactctgtctctactaaaaaatacaaaaaactagccgggcgaggtggcgggcgcctgtagtcccagctactcgggaggctgaggcaggagaatggcatgaacccaggaggcggagcttgcagtgagctgagatccggccactgcactccagcttgggcgacagagcgagactccgtctcaaaaaaaaaaaaaaaaagagagaaggcgtttcactcttgttgcccaggctggagtgcaatggcgtgatttcagctcactgcaacctccacctcccaggttcaagtgattctcctgcctcagcttcccgagtagctgggattacaggcatgcaccaccacacccaactaattttttgtatttttagtagcgacgaggttttgccatgttggccaggctggacttgaatccttgacctcagatgatacacccacctcggcctcctaaagtgctgggattacaggcttgcgctaccatgcccagacgtgtgtgtgtgtgtgtgtgtgtttgtgtattatttatatgtatatacataccatatataaatatatatacattatatacataatgtgtgtgtgtgtgtgtgtgtgtgtatagagagagagagagatggaatctcactctgtcgcccaggttggagtgtagtggtgcaatctcagctcactgcaacctccacctcctgggttcaagtgattcctgtgcctcagcctcccgagtagctggaattacaggcatgtgccaccacgcccagaaaattttctttttctttttttttttttttttgtatttttagtagagatgg
This window harbors:
- the PPP1R13L gene encoding relA-associated inhibitor; the encoded protein is MDSEAFQSTRDFLDMNFQSLAMKHMDLKQMELDTAAAKVDELTKQLESLWSDSPAPPGPQAGPPSRPPRYSSSSIPEPFGSRGSPRKAAADGADTPFGRSESAPTLHPYSPLSPKGRPSSPRTLLYLQPDAYGSLDRAPSPRPRAFDGTGSSLGRAPSPRPGPGPLRQQGPPTPFDFLGRAGSPRGSPLAEGPQAFFPERGPSPRPPATGYDAPASAFGSSLLGSGGSAFAPPLRAQDDLTLRRRPPKAWNESDLDVAYEKKPSQTASYERLDVFARPASPSLQLLPWRESSLDGLGGTGKDNLTSATLPRNYKVSPLASDRRSDTGSYRRSLGSAGPSGTLPRSWQPVSRIPMPPSSPQPRGAPRQRPIPLSMIFKLQNAFWEHGASRAMLPGSPLFTRTPLPKLPPQPQPQPQPQPQPQPQLPPQPQPQPQPPTPAPQPPQQTWPPVNEGPPKPPTELEPEPEIEGLLTPVLEAGDVDEGTVARPLSPTRLQPALPPEAQSVPELEEVARVLAEIPRPLKRRGSMEQAPAVALPPTHKKQYQQIISRLFHRHGAPGPGGLEPELSTITEGSEARAGPPAPAPPAPIPPPALSQSSPPEQPQSMVSNTGGNWGMFATWIQGL